aaaaacggtcacctatccaagtactgagcacgcccgacgttgcttaactttggtcaaaaatcacgtttgttgtatgggagccccatttaaatctttattttattctgtttttagtatttgttgttatagcggcaacagaaatacatcatctgtgataatttcaactgtctagctatcacggttcgtgagatacagcctggtgagagacagacggacggatggagggacggacggacggacggacggacagcgaagtcttagtaatagggtcccgttttaccctttgggtacggaaccctaaaaatagccaCATCAGAAATCACTACCTAATGGCACTAAGGCACACAGGATCTGAAGAGGACCATCGATTTCTCAGTACCTACGGGATGAATTTTTCTGTCTACGAGTATCCTtcattatgtattttgtttttttaggaAGAGACAAATAACCAATTGGGTAACATGTCGCAACTTTGAAATATGTATGCCCGATGTTGCATTTGCCAAATTTTCATTTGACCGAACGCGTTTTTTCAAAAACCgttatagttttgaaaaagaCATCCTGTAAGCcatagggttaggttaggttatattGGTGACCCTTCTAAAAATTCAACGGCTTTTAGAATGAACGGATTTTGGGCGCCTTTTCTGTCTCCGTCCTGAGCATTTTGTACGTGTTGACGCTCgcgctcggaaccggtattgaaataccAATAGCGTTCCAAATacgttatattatttcgttcattaaaatACCGGTTAATTGATGAAACGCGAACTAAAAAAATACGTAGCGAACGGAACTTTATGGTTCGCAGGAAACGACATAATACCGGTTACTCTTGGCTTTCGGAGACTATCAGATAAACTCGTTGTCATACGTGAAAGAGAAAGCAATACTTACTCGTTCTATTTCGCTTtgatattttcaatttaaccggttaatttcgttccACGAAAACGGAAAGCGAACGAATTAGGCATAAATCATTATCTTAATGgaacagttctttaaccggtaaccgcaaacggaaacgaaatccttttcgttTCTGGGTGAAACCTGTTTGAAAAATaaaccggtttccgagcccttgTTGATGCAATACCTGTGGCGTCAGTTTTCTTGTGGTAATTGTTCTGCAGCGCCTGGTTGTCTCCCGAAGTGTCGACTTTGAGCAGTTCCCTGAGCGCCATGGTCGCATAACAACTTGCCGGTAGAGACATGCTGAGAAGCAAGGCTTTGTATTGGCCGTCTGGAAAGAGAGAAATTATACGTATAATGggaaatatagatggtcaagcaaatcttgtcagtagaaaaaggcgggaaatttaaaaaatgtaggcgcgaaagatTATCgcctcatagaaaatttgaatttcgcgcctttttctactgacaagatttgcttgaccaagattatcTGGGAAACATAAAAACATAAATGCGCGTTTATTCCAGAGATAAGATAGGTCTCAGATCgttttttcgcccccgaaaactctCATATAGCAAacaaatcgaaatcgttagagcggtttccgagatccccgaaatatataaaaaaaaattactcgtttaaaggtaagtatAAGATTTACACAAATCACATAAGGTCGTTTTAAATGCTTAACAGATAACCTTTTCAAGCAGTGCTAGCGTTGCGTAGGTTAGCCGTAGTTAATTTCgctttttagttttaagaacaGGCAGTGCTCAACTGTGTGTAGATTCAGGTAAGCCAGTAGGAATGCTAGGTAATCAACAAACACTATGAAAGCTTTcatctgtcattgtatattctACCTAGCGCATGATGCAACAAGATCGTTTTTTCATGAATACTTTTATACCAAATTATACTAAGATTGCGATTGTCTTATACCTGGTGTCTCCTTAAGTGTGACGCCCCGTATCTCATCCATATCAGACAGGATCAGATCTTCAGTGGGCGAGTTGTACCGCACGAACGACCAGGACATGTCGATAGGACGGGTAACTAACCGACGATATGCGCCTGACATGCTGAGACTCCTGAGGAAGAAACGAATTGATAAAGTAAagccaaagtggccaaatattTCGGAACATGTCCTTAGGGgtcgtccattaattacatcacacacaATTTCTTTTAGACCATCCCCctccccccttgtcacactttttCGTAAGGTCTTTAAAACGTTCTGTCACACTTGGCATGACAAAGGACGATTGGCATTTATAGATTTCGGAAGAAATTTACAGTCGGTAACATAATCGTCAATAttatcttctttttttttttgccaatcGATTTCTATTTCTGGCCAGGATCAGAATCTGCATAGAGATCAAACAAGGTTAGATCCCTAGAAAGGTCACATataaaagaaaatgtttttgataCACCGTATGTATGAATGACAAACAGAATCATGAAGATGGTTCATTCTGTTCTTGACATAAATATCAGAGGTTAAAAAACAaggttttattaatataatctgCATAAATATTACGATTTTGTCCAACGCAGGAAAGACCGTTACTTActtgattttatttttcaacTCCAAAGTCAATCCATCCTTCTTCAACAACTCTTCATAGAAATCAACCATATTTGGCGGGTAATCTATAAAATACCCCGGCAAGGGCATTATAATGTCCAATATACTGAACTGCCCACTATCCACGTCTTCTTGCGTTAATATTTTTACTGGGAATTTCACTGGTTCTTTTTGCAttcctgttttgttttcttTAGACTCCGTAGTTGATGTTTGGTCGCCATCTTGGATgtcgccgccatcttggatgtcgccgccatcttggatatCGCCGCCATCTTGTGTTTCGACGCCCTCTTGATCGTCGGGGGTTTCTTCATCGCTGTCTTCGTCTATGTCATCTGTTGGGGAAATAAACCTCTTGAGTTGATCTATCTACTCGTAACATTGATATCACTGTTACTTTGATGCTCGAGATGTCATATTTTAGTGATGAAAAGATACTTAAATTATCAGATTGACTGATTTCAGATATGTACCATAGATTGAGGGGATTTAtttcaagtgtaatttttaCACGGGGTATTATTTTCAGTTGACAAATCGCGATTATTGGGTCTGAAAGGCATCACGAGTTTCACACATCGCACATTGTAAATATACTTGTGTTTAGAGTTACAATTCGGGTGTTTAGCTTCGCTACAACTATGGCTCCTGCTCggtccatttttttttttcaatagggATCCACCGCAGGGTACAATTTTGAATTTGATGAACAGATAAATGGTAtgacttattaattattatttttgttttgaattgTTTACCGTCGACTTCTGTGAGGGGCACGAGATCGCCGGCGGCCGGTTTCAGCCCGAAGCGTTTGATGCGCTCCGACACGGCGCGGTTCCATACCATGGATTGGTAGGAATGTAAGTATAGTAGGCGGGTGTTACGGGCCAACTGAAgaggataataataatattaaacaagAGAAACAATTACTTTAGTTATTtgtataggaaaaaaaaaacatctaaaGCTGGATTCGACAAGGGGCTGCAGCCAAAATGACAATGGAAAAAGTGAACATATATCGGTGCGTTAGATGGAAGATGTAACCAATGATGAAGTATTATTTCAATACGTTATTTGAGTTTCGTTTGAGGTTTTCTATAATGGCGCCGTGGTCACGGTACTGAGCGTATTGAAGCGAAATATAAACACAGGTAAGAAATGACTTTAATTTGTGACCTACCTTGTTCAGCGCTCCCAATAAGTCTTTAGGCTGGCTAGCCAGTGCCTTCAGCAGCCTGAGTTCTATACTGTTATGAGATCTGATCCCGGCCgccagcgccgcgccggcgccgtgCTCGCGGTACTGCTCGAGCGCGTACTGGAGCGGCCCGGGACGGGGCCGGAGGATGCCGTTTATcgcctgaaataaaaataaatgtttatttattcttaaCCCTCTGAAAGCCACGCGTATAGTACTagaaatcctctagaccgagtttatagcaattatttcatgcaaccgatgatgccaaaaatgcaggggtgcgcgggacgaggtgaccgaagtcccgtgccgtgattggtccgttcaaagacacggacgtcacacaaagacactttcgactcgaacatggagtaaaattaccgtatgcgtggcagagggggtagcgcgactatgctcagtcaagatgatgttttgtctgtggcggCACGTTATGAAACTTATCAGAATACACGAAAGTTGATATTGGtctgtaaaaatgtcctattagATCGTTTGTGTGCGACGATTTCGATGTCATTATAGTTCTGCGTAGTGAGCAGTGGCGGAAGTCtaccgccctaggccccaggccctgtggCCGCCCCTTacgcagcacccatcatattgtctgcattttgagttatttcttgttatattCTACCGAATTTTTTGACACAATTCGCTGCCCCTAATATCTGGCtaccctaggcccgggcctactgggtCTTAGGGCAAATTTGCCACTGGTAGTTAGTGATCAAAAACTACCTACTATAGGCAACTATTAAATTTTTGCTGGATAGACaatacagggtaatttttggaccattagccatattgtgcgaggtgattaggcaggccatactgaacaactttttctatgggaccaactccgaaatcacaaaaattttggctgtttcatacattttcgtCGAGCgcatgtcgacgttttctatgggaagaccAATTTTTATTGGGATTGGTTGGTAGAAAAatttgttcagtatgacctacctgatcacctcgcacaatatggctaacggtccaaaaatgaccctgtatataaATGACAACGCATGACAACTACTTAAATTATATGATATGATAAACAAGTACCTCCTGAAACTCCCCTTTGAGCATACTCTTCCCGATCTCATAAGTGGGCGTGTCGGCCCTCGTCCCGAACCGCTGCAGCCCGTAGTAGTTGATGAACCCGCGCTCCGACAGCAGCTGGCAGGCTTTCTCCACTGAGTCGTCGGCGGCGGTCACGTTGCGAAGGGCTATACGGAATCTggaaaacaagtttttatttactaAACGCCACTTGCattatcccactaacccggggttaattgGGGTAGCCGGCAATgatgtgtcaaattgtactggtaaccatggtaactccaggtttaaccggttaacccccgggttagtggaatggtacaaGTGGGCCTAAGCGGGCCTTAAAATTAAAAGACAATTAATTAAAGATTAATTAAGCGAAATTAAAagggcacaagaaagaaatgattggcggttactccaccgacaagagcaaagctcttaagttataatgatgatgatgatgaagcgaaccttagcgccacttgcaccattgcactaacccggggttaacccgttaaacctgaagttaccatggttagcaatacaatttgacactgggttactggaaaggttaaccccgggttagtggaatggtgcaagtgggccttagactAGTAACAACTTGCATGCAATTGCGTTACATTGTCGACTACTAAGGTTATCTACATTTAAATGTTTTATCAGATACTCAATGgaattgcatgcaagttcttgctaGTTTAAACCCCGCTTTAAGCCCTTTGAGTGCTACGGCTACCGTGTGCGGCGCGGCATCATGAACCTTATTgtaatgcacgaaggttgatattgggttgTAGCCGTGCGCATCACTAAACGTCTTTAGCGGTAAAATGGTTAAAAGCAAAATATAATACTACAACAAAGTGATTGTATGTTGTTCGCCGGATAGGAAAATTTACGATCGCATACATAGGAGGTACGTAGTTAGTATAAGGCTTCAATAAAAGGCCATCCTTCAATATCTAGTcaacttatactaaaatgaactctgTTGATAGTTGAATAGGTATAATTCATTTTTACGTTAGGCTGGCCAGTTACTAAACAGTTATTGACGAATTACCATACGTTTGCGAAACATACATTTCCCATCccatttttagagttccgtacccaaagggtaaaacgggaccctattactaagacttcgctgtccgtccgtccgtccgtccgtccgtctgtcaccaggctgtatctcacgaaccgtgatagctagacagttgaaattttcacagatgatgtatttctgttgccgctataacaacaaatactaaaaacagaataaaataaagatttaaatggggctcccatacaacaaacgtgatttttgacataagttaagcaacgtcgggaggggtcagtacttggatgggtgaccgttttctttttgttttttttttgtttttttttgcattatggtacggaaccctttgtgcgcgagtccgactcgcacttgcccggtttttttcatacatttttttattgttttaagcTAAAGCATGGTAAATATCATAGTTATTCCGAAATTTCAAAAAAAGACGATGAGTAGATCCTTCAGAGATCTTTTAACTGGCGAGGGAGCTTGACGACCGAGCACAAAGCGAGGTGTATAACTCACCGATTCCCTTTAAGCATCCCCAGCTTCAAATGCGTATCGCTGAACGTAAAATTGCCTATATGTATGTCCCTCAGATCCCTCGCGGCGCCCGCTAGACGGCGCGGGTCGATCTTGCGCGCAGAGAACCACTGCGAAGTCTTGGCGCGGCGATCTTTGGTGCCGGCGTAACCCAGGCACGATGGACGGAGACTGAAAACATCCATTGCAAccattatatgtgacgttaaaaaggtactttatgatGGTtgacgcttacgtcgcatagcaccgcaatagtaTTGAAGCGACGTTAGtaatagcataagcgccaaccgccataaggtacccttacccgtggaacgtcacatattagtgTTTATAAGTAGCAAAGATCGAAACGAAACGAaaacggcacgggacttcgctcacctcgtcccgcgcacccccgcatttttggcatcatcggttgcatgaaataattgctctaaactcggtctagagcagcggtcggcaaccagcggcccgcgggccgcatgcggcccgccaacctctcgcttgcggcccgcgaacctctctggctattttgtatgtaatactgaAGAACGACAATgtttgctaaagtcacaaatattaccaaagtgcggcccgcgtcatcttcgttaacttttatgtggcccttggctgctaaaaggttgccgaccgctggtctagaggattcctagtatatgtctctctgtcgcacttgtaatttCGCACATAAGTGTGACATGGAGGccacacgtcgaacgtggttcgcggtaggaccTCTGATCGTATCGCAATTTTCTTTGTGTAGAATAaatgaggtgttcaaaattatctgaaCACAATTTACTGTCAAGAAAGTAAGAGATTGTGTATAGATTTAAATACACATACTTATCTAACGATATCGCGATGTAGCTGTAACTTATAGCTGTAGCATCAGCGCTACCTAGCGAACAATTTCGGAACTAACTTCATCCTCAGTCGTTCTGCGAGGCGCTGCGCCGCGTCCATAGTGTCGCAGTTTTCTTTGTGTAGAATGAAGTGCACGTGTTCACCGCCCCACACCCACTTCACACGGTTGTCAATGCGCACTGAAACACACATACAATTATCATCAATAAAAATATCAACATTTCAAAAAGTTAGGCAAGGTGAAAGGTTCCTTCACAAAGGCGCGTTGTACGGGTGGGGCCTAAGCGTTTTATACGTAAAAGCGGAGCACCCCGCCccctcacgcgccgcccgcaaatgcgcctgtgtgacggagccttaaatTCTGGGACATTTCAATAGGGAGCGGGCGtatctaagggtggtattccaactgtccaatatcttggtccaatatcattgcatctcactctctcattaagcaaaatgtgagacaaaatacacacaAAGAAAttagacaggtggaatacctcGTTAAACTGACGACCTACCGCGAccatcgaaattcgaaatcccGCTATCTGCCTCTCTAATAACGCTTGCATATTAAAGTGATAGTGAAAGGCAAATAGAAGAACGAAAGAAGTGGTTCGCAACTTCGCAATAAGGCTGCGGACTGGGCAcaagcggcgcgcggcgcgacgAGCGGCAAATCAAGGCCACTCAcacataaaggggcccactgattaacagtctgccggacggtatcggcctgtcagttgttcgcaactgtcaaaattttgttctaactgacaggccgataccgtccagtggactgttaatcagtgggcccctttaggcccGACCAAATACATGAACGACCTTGATTTGCCGCGCGCCGTTTGCGTCCAGTCCTCGACCTAAGGCTCTGTAGGGGGCAGATAACTTTTTAATTCGCCGCTTTAAAGAATAAACTGTAAAGCACCTATTTTTGGGTCAATACCCTATTAAAGGAAATTCGgaaacaacacacacacacacatggaTACGCGAAAAAGTACAGTACCCTATAATTTTGGTATATCTATCATAGATACTTTAATTCAACCACTAGCTGAGAACGACCTCAGAGAATTGTTACATTACACATTGAAATAGTTCGAAAAATCAAATGAAAAACTTGGTAGAACTGGCATGTTGACAGCTTACCTTTTACATGTCCGAAAATCGTTACTGTTCTGATCCATGGCTCGAAAATCAATATGGCTGTATAAAACCCCCACCAAAAGTAAAGCCATAAAAGTAGTTTATGGTGGAGGTTGTCTTGGTTACTTATTAAGTTTGATAGAACGGGATACCTTCTCTCGGCATTCCCACTCTTTCTTTATTGACATTGCCTAAGCGCGTATTGTCTCCGCTTTCTAAGTAATTTCTAAGATTCTGTTCACTTTCCAAATGGTCTCCAAATTCTACATCTTTATCAGAAACTGAGTCAGTCCTTTCCAAAGTTTGGTATTGCATTCCTACTCCTTGGTTGGTCATATCAGCACTTTTCACACCTTTATGCATATTCTGAAAAATATTTTGTGGCGGATATTCAAAATACTTTCCTTTAGAACCTAGAAACCTCACATATACAGAACCTAACATGAAGGCAAGTCGACGTTGGTgctctaaaataattttcaccaAAACCTTTGGTACACTAATGACAGCAAAAGTATCAGTCTTCTGTTTTTCAATCCAATGCAGTTTCCAACGATCAACTTCTGCCCAAGAATTTTGATACCTCAATGTTTTTACAATTACAGTAAAGTCATCCCAAACACCAGGTAAAACTATACCACAGCGTACCATCGGTTCTACTTCTGTTTGActctttataattattttaactcCTGAAGAAACAGTCATCGTTGAAGTGGTACGTTTAAGCCATGAAAGCGTGGTTTCATCTTCACACCAAAGACGTAAAGCACCGTTGGAATATAGCGGCTTTCCTCTAAATATTGGGCCGGGGCTGTTATTTGATTTTGCTTCTTCCATTAGTCTTGTTTGCATTTGTTGCTGAAATTCTTCGGAAAGCTGAGGAGTAAAATATCTATTTAATGTTGTGATGGAAACTATCAGACCAGACTTTAGAGCTTGTGCATACGTTTTATTTCCTGTAGTTCCTGTTTTCTGTCTCTTAGCCTCATCAATATTATCAATGTTATCAACAAGGACTCTTTTACGTGATGTTGGCTCTTCTTTACTTTCTTTGGCACTGAATTTTCTCCTCTTAGGATCAGTAGGAGATATGACCTCCTCAATAGTTATTTTTCTTGGTATATTCGGGTTTTCCTCATTTCTTTTAAGAGTACTGGCTTCAAGGGCGATAGCTGCTTTCATGGTATTTGTGTTAGGAGTACTGTTAACTGTGTTTTTAGAAGGTACGTAGGTATATAGTGGAATTGTGTTCATCTCTATTGCTTGTCTTGCTTCTTCCCTAGCCTTTCGACGCTGATTcctatttttctttttctttctttctttaattGTAGGTTCAGACacagactttgttttatttttgggaTTCTGAATAGTCCAATTAGCTTCAAGTCGTGCGGATATCGCGTCTTGTTCTGTCTGCTCTAAGACATTAGATGCTGCTCGTGAATCGTTACTATCTTCTATGATTATACACTGACTATGACATTCAGAAGCCTCTAATTCAGCAAAATTTCGATCAGTCAGTGTAACGTCTGGATGCGTAGATAATGTAGTTGTGTTCATCTCTATTGCCTGCCTAGCTAGTTCCCTAGCCTTTCGACGCTGCTTcctatttttctttttctttctttcaattATAGGTTCAGACTCAGACACTtgctttattgttttattttcggGATCTTGAATAGTCCAACCGGCATCGAGCCTTGCAACCACATCGTCTTGTGGTTCTACCTGCTCTAAGGCATCAGACACTTCTGGTGAATCATCTTTTGTGACTAATGACTGAGTATGACATTGAAACGTGGCTGTAGATGAATCCTCTAATTCGCCAACTTTTCTATCAGTCAATGTAATGTCTGGGGCGGACGAGTTAGTTCCCCAAGCCACTGATCTATCATTTATACACGGCAAAGTACGGCTTTGAGCGGAGGAGTCTTTCCAAGGTGGTCCAGCAATTCTTTCGTCAAGCTGGGTACGGTATATAACCTGCGCCGAGCTTGAGAAAGCCATTGGCCCAGCAACTTCTTTATCAGACAGGGTACTGCCTTGGGCTAGCCCCAAACCACATATCGAAGTCACTGTTGCATAAACTCTTTCAGACTGGGTACAGCTTGCCTGCGTCGAGCTTAGATAAACTATTGGTCCCCCTCTTCCACTATGGCTATGGCCTTGCGGTGTTTCATCATTTGTAAACTGGGAAGGTACTGTAGCAATGTCTCGTCGTGAATAGAGAGGCACTGTGGAAACAGCACCCCTTTGTGAATTTTGGGAGAGCATAGTAGAACTGTCCCGTTGAGTAACATGGTAAGGTATTGTAGTAACAGGACCAACACTGTGGGAAAGTCGGGATCTTGCCAAAGCATTTTCGTGATTTAAACTGTATGGCACTGTCGAAGCAGCACCAATACATGTACTATTTGACAAAATTCTGGTATCGCCATAAGGATTGTGTGAAGAAACACTACTGAAATGTACATTCTCTCTGTGCTGTGCTTCATCTCTTGAAACTGGTGTGAAGGGATTTATGTCAGTTGGTAACCAATCTGAAAATGAGTGAACTGTTTCAACATACAGTCTGCGAGTGGATAATTAAATTCaattcataaaataatagtCACAAGTTTTTGAAATATGATACTGAAGGATTATCAGCAATTCACAAACTGTATGTTCTATGctgtttttatttgcggtttTACGGAAAGTTATCCAcactatacttacttactcagaaaattttaagttatttctaccTCACAAAAATTTTTAATGTCATAAAAAGTCTATAAAAATGCAAAGCCtcgtctccatatcgcgcggcaaaccatcGAACATTCGCTCGCGCGGCAACCGCGCGCAAGGAACAGCGAGCTGCCGCGCGATATAGagacttaaaaaaatctttagACTATTTTCTCATGTGGCGTGGACAACTTTCGTAAAATGGCCTCTGAACAAAATGACATTACAAAAACTACAAAAGTAAGGATGCTAAGCGcaaagaatttcgtacattaacCCGCCATTTTCTATcttctcttctcttcttcttcagcGTGTGCTCGCCCACCGTTGGGCATACGCTTCTCCAATCTCTCTCCATTTTGAGCGGTTGTTGGTCACCTTCATCCAGACTGGTCCCGCATTCAACATCCATTTGCATTTTGCTCCATTTTCTATATTACTTAATGGAGAAGATCGAGCAGGAAAGTGGATCTTGGCGCTAgaccgggaaaacgctaggttgaagaagaattATATTACTGTCCCGTTTACACAGTGGCATTGACCGCCGGCATCATGGACGGAGCAATATAATAACGCGCGTCCGGTATAGAAAGAAAATGGCAGGTCAGTTACGAAATTCTTAGCTTCTCAAAGCTTACCTCCTTTTCTGTATCTCTCGAACCGCACAAGCTTCTTGTCCCCATCACCGACGGTGCTGCCGACAATACTGTCTCCGAATGCCTTTTTCACCGCGTCATGGATTTTGGTCCGCTGCTCTTTGGTCATGCCTGTCACGTCTATCTGTTGATAAAAGGTTGAGGTTATCATAAAACAGAAGACGACACAGATTTCTACAGAAAGTGAAGTGGGTAGATACGAAAAATAAAACTCATCAGCAGCAGAATGATAGAGGATCGGGCCGTCAAGAGGGCGTATTGGGTGCGACCGACTGGTGGGCATCCGGccgtcggcccaggtatcgttTGAGTAAGTAAAATACACTTATTCAAAATATGTGTGATGGGGGATCTGCTTCAGCATTgtgtcagtaactggcaggaagttgcgcagcatcgggacaggtggcacgctctcgtttcggaggccaagattctctttggatcactaaGCCAAAATAGTAAGTTAGGAGCGGAATTCCTTTATTAACCTCTACATAGCTATAGTTGGTATCTGCTTCATCAGTTTGAATCCTAATAAGGGctatttttcttatttacttactttaaaccgaactttagaccgatttcaatactaccggcattaagcaaagtgttcgagaaacttattctgaatcaactattgtcacatttcaacagaaacaaactgcttgatagcaatcaatttggtttcaccaaaggtcgatcaactatcAGGTTCGCGCACTCATTGCAACCGCACACCTCTTGAGTAATTAGTAGTATATTTTTTGCGACCACAGAAACGCAGTGGTTCTCAAACTTCGCTTATATACGTGACATTATAAGTCTCACTCTGTAATTAAAATGCAGTGCGCTATTTGTGGAACCGGTGCTAGCGACCTCATTCAGTGTTCAGTTTGCAATAGGGAAATTGGGTACTGTTGTGCCGGCATTTCTGAGCAGGGCTACCGTAAACTTGGGCCAGATCGCAGAGCAGGATGGAAGTGTCATTCCTGCAAGAGGGAGGCTTCGCCCAGTCTATGCAAGCCTACGGATTTGGACACCATTATGAGCGAGCTGCGAGGCCTGAAACAACAACTTGTGTGTCTCCCAGGGCTCGTGCATGATGTTGGTGAATTGCGGACTGAGCTGACCGAGATCAAAACATCTTGTGATTTTGTTTCTGCCAAACTGGATGATTATTCTTCGAGCTTGACTGAAGTGCAACGGAGAGTCTCGGAGCTAGAAGCTTCTCAAGAAAAGGTCGTGCTTCTAACAAGTGAAGTTTCTAATTTAAGAAATGAGCTTGCTCGTAGTGAGCAACTTCAGCGCGCAAATAATGTGGAGATAAAAGGGGTTCCACTAAAAAAAAATGAGAATCTTTATTCAATTATGGATAGCATATGCGCAGCAGTTGGTCATTCAGTGGACAAAAGGAATATCGATTATATATCTAGGGTCCCTATGCACGGCTCAAACGAGAAGCTAATAATAGTTCGTTTCAATAACCGCTACGTAAAAGAAGACCTCATAGCCTCGGCCAGGTTGAAGAAGAAGCTCACAGCGGAAGATATCGGGTTCCAGGGCAGCACTCATAATATATATTTGAATGATCACCTGACTTCGGAAAATAAGAAACTACTTaccaatac
The sequence above is drawn from the Cydia fagiglandana chromosome 7, ilCydFagi1.1, whole genome shotgun sequence genome and encodes:
- the LOC134665673 gene encoding pseudouridylate synthase 7 homolog, which translates into the protein MSSGNWGNRKPWGGRGRGGFGGRDRGSRGGVNKNYRGHNFGNNRGFRGGRQNDYGGRGPPQPFQNYSKTPRDTPGKRLSEEEIGVTEYINDHEGFLGVIKSRYSDFQVSEINLKGEIAKLTNTKPPQPPVDKDVEQDEDLLLNKYNVEILPMDEWDRINKLAVSEASSEKVEIDVTGMTKEQRTKIHDAVKKAFGDSIVGSTVGDGDKKLVRFERYRKGVRIDNRVKWVWGGEHVHFILHKENCDTMDAAQRLAERLRMNLRPSCLGYAGTKDRRAKTSQWFSARKIDPRRLAGAARDLRDIHIGNFTFSDTHLKLGMLKGNRFRIALRNVTAADDSVEKACQLLSERGFINYYGLQRFGTRADTPTYEIGKSMLKGEFQEAINGILRPRPGPLQYALEQYREHGAGAALAAGIRSHNSIELRLLKALASQPKDLLGALNKLARNTRLLYLHSYQSMVWNRAVSERIKRFGLKPAAGDLVPLTEVDDDIDEDSDEETPDDQEGVETQDGGDIQDGGDIQDGGDIQDGDQTSTTESKENKTGMQKEPVKFPVKILTQEDVDSGQFSILDIIMPLPGYFIDYPPNMVDFYEELLKKDGLTLELKNKIKSLSMSGAYRRLVTRPIDMSWSFVRYNSPTEDLILSDMDEIRGVTLKETPDGQYKALLLSMSLPASCYATMALRELLKVDTSGDNQALQNNYHKKTDATDAKGNDISEKTEESDNGNEGEKENGAKRKLDSEDSDAKRAKQGEE
- the LOC134665674 gene encoding uncharacterized protein LOC134665674, which encodes MLSQNSQRGAVSTVPLYSRRDIATVPSQFTNDETPQGHSHSGRGGPIVYLSSTQASCTQSERVYATVTSICGLGLAQGSTLSDKEVAGPMAFSSSAQVIYRTQLDERIAGPPWKDSSAQSRTLPCINDRSVAWGTNSSAPDITLTDRKVGELEDSSTATFQCHTQSLVTKDDSPEVSDALEQVEPQDDVVARLDAGWTIQDPENKTIKQVSESEPIIERKKKKNRKQRRKARELARQAIEMNTTTLSTHPDVTLTDRNFAELEASECHSQCIIIEDSNDSRAASNVLEQTEQDAISARLEANWTIQNPKNKTKSVSEPTIKERKKKKNRNQRRKAREEARQAIEMNTIPLYTYVPSKNTVNSTPNTNTMKAAIALEASTLKRNEENPNIPRKITIEEVISPTDPKRRKFSAKESKEEPTSRKRVLVDNIDNIDEAKRQKTGTTGNKTYAQALKSGLIVSITTLNRYFTPQLSEEFQQQMQTRLMEEAKSNNSPGPIFRGKPLYSNGALRLWCEDETTLSWLKRTTSTMTVSSGVKIIIKSQTEVEPMVRCGIVLPGVWDDFTVIVKTLRYQNSWAEVDRWKLHWIEKQKTDTFAVISVPKVLVKIILEHQRRLAFMLGSVYVRFLGSKGKYFEYPPQNIFQNMHKGVKSADMTNQGVGMQYQTLERTDSVSDKDVEFGDHLESEQNLRNYLESGDNTRLGNVNKERVGMPREGIPFYQT